Proteins from a single region of Strix uralensis isolate ZFMK-TIS-50842 chromosome 12, bStrUra1, whole genome shotgun sequence:
- the COX4I1 gene encoding cytochrome c oxidase subunit 4 isoform 1, mitochondrial, which yields MLASRVFSLVGKRAISTSICVRAHGHAGVVKAEDFSLPAYVNRRDVPLPEVAFVKDLSAQQKALKEKEKASWTALSVDEKVELYRIKFNESYAEMNRGSNEWKTVLGGVLFFLGVTGLILIWQKHYMYGPIPHTFSDEWVSMQTKRMLDMRINPVEGISSQWDYEKNEWKK from the exons ATGTTGGCTTCAAGGGTGTTCAGCCTCGTTGGGAAGAGAGCCATTTCCACCTCCATCTGCGTGAGAGCGCACGGGCATG CTGGTGTTGTCAAAGCAGAGGATTTCAGCCTCCCAGCCTATGTCAACCGTCGTGACGTTCCCCTGCCTGAAGTGGCCTTTGTAAAGGatctctctgctcagcagaaggcgctgaaagagaaggaaaaggcgTCTTGGACTGCTCTGTCCGTCGATGAGAAAGTTGAAT tgtaTCGTATCAAATTTAACGAGAGCTACGCAGAAATGAACAGAGGATCAAACGAATGGAAGACCGTCCTGGGTGGAGTACTGTTCTTTCTTGGTGTAACTGGTCTCATCCTCATTTGGCAGAAACATTATA TGTACGGCCCTATTCCACACACCTTCTCTGACGAGTGGGTGTCGATGCAGACGAAGAGAATGTTGGACATGCGGATTAACCCCGTGGAGGGCATCTCCTCCCAGTGGGATTACGAGAAGAATGAATGGAAGAAATGA
- the EMC8 gene encoding ER membrane protein complex subunit 8: protein MKLTTQAYCKMVLHSAKYPHCAVNGLLVAERPSGAPRRDQAGPPSLFVDCIPLFHGTLALAPMLEVALTLIDSWCKENSYVIAGYYQANERVKDASPNQVAEKVASRIAEGFNDTALIMVDNSKFTMECVEPAIHVYELHENKWRCKDPHVDFCEDWTEAQRIAASLLDSKSYETLVDFDNHLDDIRNDWTNPEINKAVLHLC from the exons ATGAAGCTGACCACGCAGGCTTATTGCAAAATGGTGCTGCACAGCGCCAAGTACCCGCACTGCGCCGTCAACGGGCTGCTGGTGGCCGAGCGGCCGTCGGGCGCCCCGCGCCGCGACCAGGCCGGGCCCCCCTCGCTCTTCGTCGACTGCATCCCGCTCTTCCACGGCACCCTGGCCCTGGCGCCCATGCTGGAGGTGGCCCTCACCCTG ATTGACTCTTGGTGCAAAGAGAATAGCTACGTGATAGCTGGATATTACCAGGCAAATGAACGCGTGAAAGATGCCAG CCCAAACCAGGTTGCAGAAAAGGTGGCCTCCAGAATTGCAGAGGGCTTCAACGATACAGCACTCATCATG GTTGATAACTCCAAGTTTACGATGGAGTGTGTAGAGCCTGCCATCCATGTGTATGAGCTTCATGAGAACAAGTGGAGGTGCAAGGACCCACACGT TGATTTTTGTGAAGACTGGACTGAAGCCCAGAGAATCGCTGCATCTCTCTTGGACAGCAAGTCCTACGAGACGCTTGTAGATTTTGATAATCACCTGGATGATATCCGGAACGACTGGACAAACCCAGAGATCAACAAAGCTGTCCTCCACCTGTGTTAG